In Palaemon carinicauda isolate YSFRI2023 chromosome 14, ASM3689809v2, whole genome shotgun sequence, the following proteins share a genomic window:
- the LOC137652705 gene encoding uncharacterized protein: MALPFLPEADIGPVFERLSRQATTVQLQTIMQYMSRTWIHNYLWPTSSWSIFYQSIRTNNDIEGWHNRLNKRAADRCNLQFYLVISLLHKEAKLTSIYMRLVSEKNYEGSKGKNIDTYRGEYLLFGRNTLRTTR, encoded by the coding sequence ATGGCCCTTCCATTTCTGCCTGAGGCAGATATAGGTCCCGTGTTTGAACGGCTCTCACGTCAAGCTACCACAGTCCAGTTGCAGACTATAATGCAGTACATGTCAAGAACATGGATCCACAACTACTTATGGCCAACTTCTAGCTGGAGTATTTTTTATCAGTCTATCCGCACCAATAATGATATTGAAGGCTGGCACAACCGTCTAAACAAACGTGCTGCAGATAGATGTAACCTACAGTTCTACCTCGTCATAAGCCTCCTCCACAAAGAGGCTAAATTGACGTCGATCTACATGAGGCTAGTATCCGAAAAAAACTACGAAGGATCCAAAGGAAAAAATATAGACACTTACAGGGGCGAATATTTACTCTTTGGGAGGAACACCCTTCGAACCACCCGGTAA